Proteins from a genomic interval of Acetobacterium woodii DSM 1030:
- the hisG gene encoding ATP phosphoribosyltransferase, with amino-acid sequence MVIRFALAKGRVAKKAIELLIDLGYVFEDYSEKSRKLIFTDTTGAIEFFLVKSPDVPTYVEKGAADIGIVGKDVLLEHPAQVYEMLNLNIGRCKMCVAGFENQPVPYGKKMVVGTKYPVIAKDYFHAKNQSVDIIKINGSVELAPLIGLADCIVDIVESGSTLKENGLSVLAEICDISSRLIVNQVSLKTKREMIDPIIKAFENQL; translated from the coding sequence ATGGTGATTCGTTTTGCTCTGGCGAAAGGACGGGTGGCTAAAAAAGCCATTGAACTGTTAATTGATTTAGGTTATGTTTTTGAAGATTATTCTGAAAAAAGCCGAAAACTGATCTTCACTGATACCACTGGCGCGATTGAATTTTTTCTTGTCAAATCTCCTGACGTGCCGACTTATGTTGAAAAAGGTGCTGCCGATATTGGTATTGTGGGAAAAGATGTGTTGCTGGAACATCCGGCCCAGGTCTATGAAATGTTAAACTTGAATATTGGCAGATGTAAAATGTGTGTTGCCGGTTTTGAAAATCAACCTGTTCCTTATGGAAAAAAAATGGTGGTTGGCACCAAATATCCGGTAATCGCCAAAGATTACTTTCATGCCAAAAATCAATCTGTGGACATCATCAAAATCAATGGTTCCGTGGAACTCGCTCCCCTTATTGGTCTGGCCGATTGTATCGTCGATATTGTTGAAAGTGGCAGTACCCTAAAAGAAAATGGTTTGTCCGTTTTGGCCGAAATTTGTGATATCAGTTCCCGACTGATTGTCAACCAGGTTAGTCTAAAAACCAAACGAGAAATGATTGACCCCATTATTAAGGCCTTTGAAAACCAATTATAA